The genome window CTATGCTTGCAGGTTATGCCTCTGACCATCCTTTATTCAATTCCGGTTGCAACTATGAAACCGGAGTTAATGTGAATGCTGTGGTTAACTTTTACGGCCCGGTTGACCTCACCGTTGATTTTGCCCGTGAATCCGGTCCGCTTACGGAGTTTATCGGTAAAAGTTATAACGAAGCGCCGGATTTTTACCGTGATGTTTCACCGCGCACATATATTACACCGGACGATCCACCCACACTTACATTTCACGGAACCATTGATTCCCTTGTGCCGGTCAGCCAGGCAGATTCACTTGACAACTGGTTAACCAGGGCAGGGGTTACACATGAATATCACCGCCTTAAAGGATGGCCGCATGCTATGGATATAGGTGAAAAAGTAAATGAATATTGCCGGCACTATATGGATATCTTCTTGAAAACATATCTGTAATATTAAACCAAACATTTAAAAATTTCAATTATGGAAAAAAAACCACGTTTATTTGTTTTAATGTTTATTATCCTGGCCGTTGGCTTTTTATCATCCTGTGATAAAGAGGAAACACAGGAAACATTTCCGCTTTCAGCGCTGGTCCATTACAGCATTGACGGGAAGCAGGTTGCATTTCATGCCTTGACCCACAGTGCTGTCAGCTGGCACTGGGACTTTGGCGACGGGCAGGAAAGTACCGAAAAGAACCCTGTTCATGTATATGAAAACGGAGGGTATTATGATGTTGTACTGACTGCAACCGGTAGCGATGGTAATACTGCAGTTGATGAAGACAGTATTGGTGTAGCACTTACCCCTTATGTGTTGCTTACCGGCGGGCCCACTGCAACAGAAGGGAAAACATGGAAATTAACGGCAGACCACCCGCCATCAGATAAACTGGCAAATGCAGATGCCGGCCTGTCCGTTGTTGAGCAGCCACTTCCTCAGGGTGTGTTCAATTTGTCTTTGGGTATGCCCCAGGTGTATGAGACCACCTATACATTTTTCTTTGACCAGGGTTATATACCGGATTCACAGGATCATGGTTACGCTTTCAGCGGCTATGTTTACCAGATGGTTACCGCCGGAGGTGAGGACATTATAAATGCCGGCGGTGCAGATTTCGGACTCTGTGTTGCCTCATACACGGCTGATGATGATCTTACATTTACATATGTCGAAGAGGAAAACTTTGCTGTTCCGTCAGTTTATGGATCTGGCGGAGAAGTAACATTTAGTGGTGTCAGTACACTTGATTTCTCAGGCAATGGATTTGTGGGATTCAATGATTTTCAAAGCAAGGTTATTTTAAACAGTATAAGCGATAATGCTATGCAGCTTACTATGTTTATGGCAGCCTCGCCCGATCATCTTCCGATGAATACTCATGCACTTGTGCTGACATTTGAAGCTGTAAGGTGATGTTTGAATTACAATCATGGGAAAAAACAAATCAGCCTCCGATAATTTTGTTGACTTTTCGTTAAGAAAGTCGCGTAGCGCCTTTTTAGCCTGCATTATTTACAAACGAACGGAGCGAAGTTTGTGAATGCGGGATGGTTTGTGGGGTGGAT of Bacteroidales bacterium contains these proteins:
- a CDS encoding PKD domain-containing protein, whose product is MEKKPRLFVLMFIILAVGFLSSCDKEETQETFPLSALVHYSIDGKQVAFHALTHSAVSWHWDFGDGQESTEKNPVHVYENGGYYDVVLTATGSDGNTAVDEDSIGVALTPYVLLTGGPTATEGKTWKLTADHPPSDKLANADAGLSVVEQPLPQGVFNLSLGMPQVYETTYTFFFDQGYIPDSQDHGYAFSGYVYQMVTAGGEDIINAGGADFGLCVASYTADDDLTFTYVEEENFAVPSVYGSGGEVTFSGVSTLDFSGNGFVGFNDFQSKVILNSISDNAMQLTMFMAASPDHLPMNTHALVLTFEAVR